One genomic window of Thermococcus sp. M36 includes the following:
- a CDS encoding LuxR C-terminal-related transcriptional regulator, with product MSEIAVVLTLSINTVSTYRFRIMEKMKMKTNAELTRYAVTHNLA from the coding sequence ATATCGGAAATTGCTGTTGTACTAACATTAAGTATTAATACAGTAAGTACTTATCGCTTCCGCATAATGGAGAAAATGAAAATGAAAACAAATGCCGAATTAACGAGGTATGCAGTAACGCATAATCTGGCATAA